The Panthera leo isolate Ple1 chromosome D1, P.leo_Ple1_pat1.1, whole genome shotgun sequence region CTGGAAAGCTTCCTATTTAGTTCACGTATATTCAGATTTATGATGTTGCTCACCATAGATGGATTGGATTCCGTTGATATCATCCTGAGAAAGCGGGTATTTGTTAGGATCCAGGGAGACATAATTTGGGAACATCAAAGCTGTCTGATCATTGGAGTGCGAGAGCCCCAGTGCATGGCCAAATTCATGAGCCGCCACAAGAAATAAGTTGAATCcttaacaaaaacaggaaaaacatagGTATATGGGTCAACCAAAAGGAGAAGGGTTACATCTGAGACTAGGAAGTAActgaggggaaagaagaaaaggcttGCCATTGTGGGGATAATTCTCATATGCACTATGATGTATCTGGGAAATGTTTCCATACGAGTAATTGGTATTAGTCATATCATGGAGAGATATGACCCAGAGCAAGTACATGGCAGGAAGCAAGAGTATCAGAAATGGACCCTATGTagaaaatagaggggcgcctggtggctcagtcagttaagcatctaactcttgatttcggctcagatcatgacttcacagttgggttcaagacccaccttgggctccgcactgacagcacggaacctgcttgagattctctccctacccttctctcttctcctcccaccatgtgcacacacgcacactctctgtctcaaaataaataaataaacttaaaaaaacagaagccaccagtttttgtttgttgctggGCTACACTGTATGGGATCACGTATCTCCTACTTGTATCCTTCAGAGGTTCCCTGCTGCTGTTGGATCAAGTCCAAAGATCTTAAATGGCCATTTATGATCTAGTCCCTGCCTTTTTTCCGGcctcacattttatttcatatttcatgagCTAACCATACTGAATCATTTGCATGTCTCATTTGTGCCAtagtccttatttttaaaagttatttaaatgtttacttggaGGGGGGCCACGGGGCTCaatcatgatccatgagatcacgacctgagctgaaatccagagtcacatgcttaaccgactgagccccccgggcatgTTTCTTCAAATCTCTGTATTTTACCACCTACATTCTGTCTACCCAGAATATTATCTCCCCCATCCTCTGTTTGCCTAGCTCTCCTACTTGTTGCTCAGGAAGCCCCACTAGAGTCATCTCCTTCATGAGGTTTCTCTTATCCCTCCACCTACTATCCAGTGTTTCCATAGACTCAGTGTTTAATTGTGTCATAGCACATACAGGACTGCATGAAGCAAACTTTCAGtgcagggactgtgtcttaaCAGCCTTTTACTACTGGTGGTTACTAAACTACCTATCAGTAGCAGGTGCTTAATCATGGTTGCTGGATCTCCAGGTGTTTGCATGAAAGAATGTTTAGATGAGCTCCTGCACAATGCATCACCCCCCATCCCCCGTACTTCCCCATACTAGAGGGCTCTCCATGCATGGTGAAATTGCCTTTTTATCCTGCTGTCTCTCCCACTGGTCTGTAAGGTTCTAAAGATAACACTGTCCTTGGACTTGCAATCAAGCCTATGGATCCTAAAGAAAAGGCTGAGCCTTCTATGATGGAGCCTTGTCCAATGATGTTTGCACAAAACAAACCTGGACCGGTCAAGAATTCTCTTATGGTTCTTCATGCTTTTGTGCTCTGGCCTTTGCTGGCACCTCTTATCTGGCTGGCAGTGTCACTGGGTATGCTTTTGGACAAGACGGGACGAGTGACTCATTGAAAAGATAACTCACACTCAGGTCATCTCAATGAATTCCAAACCTTTCTCCTGGTTTTTCAGACACTATGTTGTCTGTGTCCCATTCACCATTTCAGCCTGGCCTTCTGCCACAATCCTGGTACATGAGTTGGTTGGGTTATTCTGTCCAGAACACTCTCTATGCCACTTTGCTTTCTGAGTTCCTGCTTAGCCTTCAGTGCAGGCTTGGTATCACTTCCTCCCCTGACCTCTGTGTTTGGGTTCAAATTTCTTTTACATGCTCCTACTACATTGCCATTGTTTCTTCTATCTCAGTGTTGGTCAGACTGATTTTAATTGCCAGTTGACAGTGTGTGTCCCCTAGACTGTAAACCCCTGAAGGGCAGGGTCTGTGTCTTGCACACTAACATTTACTCCATTTGTATCATAGTGGGTGTGGAGTAAGGGATTTTTGATTGACTTCATTTACCAAACATGTGCTGCATCTATCATGTGCTGATTTGAACAAACTATGAAATTGACCCACAGACTATCTGCAGTTACTTGGTCAGGACTGAACTGTGATCTTGTATACCACACATAAAGAGAGCCATAGCCTTGCTCTCCTGGGACCCTGGAAACCAGACACCAGACCAAGGCGACTGGAGTCAATGACAGAAAACAACGGGGAGAATCTGAGAGTTTACGGAGAACTGCTCCTTTGTTGGATGCACGCACGTTTTCTGCAGTAAAGTTTTAGTGTTTgtttgaaaagtaataaaatatttcttattttagtaCCAGGCAGgtgttttgaagaaataaaaccaacacAGTTGCTCTGAAGGAATAGTTTGAATGTAAAGATTAGGGTCAACTTCCTTCGCAGGAAGGAAGTTCATGCTTTTAAATAGACCTTGTACAGGCCATGAACTCACGCGCCATCCTTCGATGACTAACTCAAGATGACCACCTCCCTAGAGTCTTCTTCAATCTGGAAGCCACAGATGACTTCTACTATCGGTATAACACACAGCACACTGTGCCTTGTGGGGTGGTTATGTGGTCTGGGCCTCGCACCACACAACATCATGACCTCTGAAGGGCTGGAAACTTTCTAGTACAACTTTGTGGTCCGTCCGATGCCTTGCACAGTTCCAGGCACATAGTGGACCTTCAGGCGTTGTGAGTGTATGAATGGATGTATGAGCACAAGAAGAATGCGCTGATCACAGCAGGACGAGCAACTTTGGGAGCGTGTTGTGTGGATAAGGCCCTGACCTGTACAAGCACAACTGTCTGAAAGGATACTGAATACTTTCATCAATGTCATCTTGGAATATGGGaaactggggtgggagggggtggaatTGAGAAGTAAAAAGCAACTAATTGCACAGCTATTCGTTCCAGGGATTGTGCGGAATGATAAAATTTTTGTTCAGGAAGAAGATGGGACTCACCTGCTCCATCCTTGGTCCAGTTTTCATCCTCATCAAAGTGAGTGTCTCCACCCAGACCCAGCCCGGGAGGGAAGGCGTGGCCGAGGACCCCCAAGGGGCCGTCGAAGTAACGAGGACACCGACCGTGGACTGAGACACAATTCACAGGGGAGAAGGTCAGCCTCTTCAAATCTCCAGAGATGAAAATAGGCATACTTTTCTGTCTGCTGTACCCTTACCTCGGGTCCTAAAGGCAATCATGATGTCTGCGATCCCCCTGGAAGTCTTGGTGAATGTTAGTGGAGTAACCCTGCTCCACACTTCTAGGCCATTCCTGATAGCCTCGTCCACGTCTGCTCGTGACATATCTGGAGTGTAGTTTACGattcttaaaaatttcaaaaatagacCAATTGGTGGTTACACATGCACAtaggcacacacagacacaaagaaaatcaTTTCTTATCGATTGTATGCTGCAGTGACTTCTAGTATTGTGCTATTGTTGCACGTGTATCATAATCATACTTTTCTACTTTCACAAAAGCTACACAACCCAGTCCTCCCATCTGCCCTATTGATCAGCTAGTCTTCTAGCACTTTACaaatggggctcagagaggttaaatgacgtCCTTAAGATCACCTCCGAAGTGGGAGAGCACTAATGTCATGTCTGTGCTTGCTGTGGACATGGGTGTATTacacaaacattttaaacagaTTGGAGGTTTGTTTTCTCAGATGCCTGTGGAAATCAGCCTTCAGCATGTGTCTCAAGAGTCTCCCTTGAGAGCCTTAAAGAATTACTCACTCAGAAAAAGATTTTCCTCTTGTTTATACTCCCTATCTTGCCAAacctggttttattttaattcctaagACCCAATACAGTGAAGGAAGAACTAATCCTCTCTAGGGTCTATCAAGAGGGCCCTAGAGCAAAGTCAAGGCCACTGACTCATGTCAGAAGCACGCTTCATCCTCTTCCTGCCAATGAGCAGCCCCCTTTCCTCGACATGCCTGAGGGCAAAGTCCGTACTTCACACCGGGGTCCATCTGAGACCCGAAGGCTCTAACCCACCCGTGACATGAACTGGCTGTGCCCCAGGCTCCTCCCATTCTCTCCTGATCATACTCCACCTGCACCTTCAGCCATCTGCAATCAGATGGCGGTGCTTCTGGTCCCGCCAAGGAAGCAGCCGAGGCCAGAGACAAAAGCAAATCTGTCAGAGCCAGTCTGCTGGTAAGACTGACTATGGCAAACAACCTTCTGTTTCAGTGTCTCTGTTTGAGGTGGTCCTCAGAGTGGTGCCGACGTCCCAGTTTTGTGGGGAGAATTGATATAAGTGACATCTGGGAAGGGCCAGGTACCTAGCAGGTGCTTGGTAGAATAAACTCGTATTGTTATTGTTCCTCGCACATTATACCCCAAGGTCTTGGCTTAGGGGGAAGTGAGTCGGCGGAGTCATTACCTGTATGTGAGGTTGTGTCTCCTCCACCCCGGGAGAGTGTAGCCATACTGACCCACATCAGGCACGCCACACCTGGGTGTCGTCATGATTGCAAGAGTGTTTGAGTCCAGCTGTCCAGTCACTGTCAATCCAAAAAATGCTTGCATTTCCCGAATTTTGCCATCTATGAGAGTCCTGTTCTTGCTTTGAACAAGATGACTCCCTTCTATTTCAAGAGAGTAGAACTGGTTGAGATATGCCTGGccaaggagacaaaaaaaaaaaaaaaaaaaaaaaaaaggcacagactACAAGACAGCAGATCTGTATCTCAGGATAAAACAAAATTGCCTGAAACCCTTTTgggcagtggtggggggtggggggagaaagaaataaggagccagggaaggaaggagccagacggggaaagaagaaaggaaggaaggagagagtcaccctgtgttttccattttcaagAAGTGGCCGAGCTGTGTGCGACCAGAACCTTCCAAAGCACACAGCCTGTCATGCTCCAAATCCCCACAGAGGACGATCAGCTTCTTCTGCTTGGTAAATGACCACACATCTTACCCATTTCTGCTGTTACTTTCACTTATACTCCCTATAAATTTTGTTTCCTTGGGACAAATTCTAGAAGAGATACGTGGTTTTTCATTTGGCAAATTTAATTAATGTAACCAAACATGGCAAATTCACAGGACTGATCTTTAGAGGTAATGTCCAAGGCAATGTCTTTTTCATGCATATGGGGGTAAGCGGTCTAGAGTTAGAGCTGGGCCCCCGTGGTTGTACAGAGatgtccatttctcccagggcCACCCTCTtgctcctccctctgtctttacTTGGAACCGTCATGAGAAATGGTGGCAaatctccttccccacccccatcccaccccgcACACGGTTACTTGGTGTCCTTGGAGCTGGGGGAAAGTACAGGAATCTTTTGGAGGAATGTGCTGTCTTTTTAGGTTCCAAGACAATCGGTACAATTCATTTTTTACAGATAGCCGACATCAACATTTATGGAGACAGTACCTGTGCCAGGTGCATGTTCTCCTCAGGGTCCATCTTTCGGGCTGTAGGAAACGCAGAGGAAAATGTTACAcagagcaaaaacagaagcagaaggctcttcattcctctctcttttcagttGAAGCCTGTCTCTGTTGCCACAGAATTTAGAAAACAACAGTGAGACGTGGCATGAATTGGCTTGTATCGTTATTTAATTCGTAACAGGCAAGGACCACTTGCCATGAAATGTGTCAtgatatgcttttttttccccttaggttGACTTGATTTTGCAATCATGAtctgcagttgttttttttttttttttagtaaacacAATCATTGCTCGTTACTGAATTGAATAGAACACCAAGTCGGCCTCCAAGTTACTTTTGTCCTTGTGAAGTTGGGAGGTTTTCCTATGTTCGAAATTCTTGagagtttataattttcttttgaacGAACCTTCCGAATATCTTGGATAGAAAGGGGTCGTGAAAGGACACGGGACTCAGGAATCAGATTACCCTAATTAACTAGGACAAACTTCACATGTTCGTTGGGCACCTGTATTTGCCCGTCACCATAAATGGAAGCATGAAGAAGATACTGTTCCAATCTCGTTGGAGAATTCAGACATACACAGACGTGAATGCCAGACACAGGCAAGTGGCAAAATGTACAGGGAAGATTCCAGAGCTTGAGAAGGGTAGGGGGAGTGGGTCGCGGTTAATGGAGGTCCTGGCTGCAACAGGCAGGTGGGGCTTCCGCTGCATCTTGAAGAATGGGTAGGATTTGAACCCCAGAGAGGATGTGTGGAGGGAGGCCATAGGAAGCAGGTAGCACAGCAGAAATGAAGCGCAGGAAATCTGGCCAATGGGAGCAAATATATGTGTAGACAGCCAAGCGAGATGGGGGTGGTTGGTCTAAGAAAGAGTGCAAGGAAAATGAATGTTTGGAATCTTTTCATGCCTCAGAATGTCCCTCACTCTATCCTGACACTTGATCGAGGGTGTGTCTGTAGAATTTCAggctgaaataaattttctttcgAACGTGGAAGGTAGTCTTCCCTTGTTTTCTAGAATGTGCTATTGTTGCTGGGGAGTCTTTTGTTCTGATTCTTGATATTTTTGCTTCTGAAAAATGTTGGAAATATTCTCTTTATGCAGATATCCTAAAATTTCataatgatgtcttttgatgtggttttccttttttcttttctttttttctcttttattttttgcgtTAACATTGCTGGGCGTAAGCAGTTCTGTCATTATGAAAACCTCAAGGGCACTTTCCTATGTTATTTGATAGTTTCTTCCAACCCGATTTTCCTTCCTCGTTCTGGAATCCATATATCTATCGGACCTCTTGGATTGAATCTCTTTGCTCCTAATATATCTACTACCGTTTTCTGTCAACATTATTTCCCAGCCCAACAATTATGTTTCTTATTTCAGCTGTATTTTTAGTTTCCAATGTTCTCTGAATATTTTacttactctttctttttctcacatttttaagTGGTGTTTGGATGTAAAATATGGCTTATCTTTTGAGAACTTatagtatttttaagtttattttgacatCTTCTTTTACTCCCAGAattgcctctgtttcttcaacgTTTCTTTCTGGCTGTCTGTGTTTAACACTGGAAAATGTTCTCCCGTGTTTGGATCCTTTGTGCTGTGCCATCTATTCAAGAACGAGAGAGCAGAGAGCGGCCGGGAGGCTCTGGGAGCACGGCCAGGACTTACGAACCGATGACCCTCCCTGCGGGGAGGTGGGGTGTGCGCCAGACACTTCGTGTGATGCATTAGTTGGGCTAAGATTTGGTTGAACATACGAGAACTCAAGGTGACAGatgattcataaaataaaagttatttctcGTTCACGTAGCAGCAGTCCGGGTTGGGAAGGGCAGGACCTGTCTGACAAGTCCCCACCCCGAGGACGCAGGCAGCATCCACATCAGGACACTTCTCTCTCCGTGCAGCGCTCCGTGGTCCAGGCAGCTGCGTAGGCTCCGACCATTGCGTCCGCATTacagggagcaggaaggaggatggcagagaaaggagggtCCCCGTCTCTTTCGAGAAGCCCATGCAATAATCTGCTTATGCATTTTGGCAAGACGTGAAACACTGGCCCCATGTGGCTATAAAGACCATGGCATCTGGTCTTTTAGCTGAATGCGTTGCTGCCTCCAATCCAAGTGGGGTCTTAGGAGGCGGAGAAAGGTCACGTAGGCTGTTAGCAACATGTGCCACCTGGAGATTTCTACAGTGTCACAATCTATAAAGCTTCCTTCTTGGGCTGTTACATCTCTCCAGAGAAGACTTCTCCAATTTCCCATCGTTTTAAGCTCCCACCAACAGATGTAGGAGATGTCTCTGGGACCCTTTCTGCTTAGTTCCCAGGGCACATGACATCCAGGAGCCGCCTGTGCGGGAGGGAAGTGAAGGAGGAGTGCGCCAGCCTCCCAGCCCTTCGAGATGTGAACAGTTAAAAGGGATTGGGTTGGCTTCTCGGGGGGTCCAGCTGGAATCGAGCCCAGAATGCCCATCGTAGGAAACTTGATCACACGTATTTGTACTGGCTTTTCTCGTCCACCTcaggctgcctgcctccccacTCTTGCTTCCTGGGACCACGTCCCCAGTGAATTAATTGCAGCAACATCTGGACTTGGGCTTTGGTTTCAAAGAAatttaaaggagataaaaaaataaCCGCATTAAGTTCTAAGCTCAGATTCTGGCAGCTCTTAGGTTAACTTCAGTTTAACAGCCAGAAAATACCACATATTGTCCAGAAGAGAACTATAAAATGAGAAGCAATTTTGGAATTCTTTGTTTCACTTCCTATAGCTGTTCACTTCCTAGGACTCTGTGAAATATGGTTAAAGAAATAACAAGGAACTCAGTTCTGCTCTCAAAAATGTATAGGTGGGCCAAGAACCTCTCATAACTAGTTAGCGCAACAAGCAGGTGTTCTGAGAGGAAGCGCCTACCTCCATGCCTGAAAAAACAGACGTAAGAAGTCTTAGGAAATATGATAGTCTGAAATGGACtctaatgttaaaaatgaaatactctgttctgggtgactcggttgattAAGCGCTCGAGTCTccattttgtctcaggtcatgatctcacagtttgggaggtcgagccctgcgtcaggctctgcattgacaacacagagcctgcttgggattctctctccctcgtctctgcccctccccagctcttgctctctaataaatacacttaaaaatttttttttaatgtttttatttatttttcagacagagagagacagagcatgagcaggggaggtgcagagagagagggagacacagactccgaagcaggctccaggctctgagctgtcagcacagagcctgatgtgcggctcgaactcatggactgtgagatcatgacctgagccaaagtcggatgcccaaccgaccgagccacccaggcgcccctaataaatacacttttaaaaaaattaaaaaaaaatgaaatactctgTTCTTACAGGTTCTTTTGCACTTGTTATATTGACGCAATGAattactcttctctctctcacttcccctagcacagtacctggggCATGTCTGCGATTACttactgttgaatgaatgaacgaatggaaTGACAGTACATCCTAGTTTGTTTTCTCATCTCGGAAAGTAAGTTGAGAAAAATGTGCTGACATATTTGAGGGAATTTGTAAAGAAAATCGGatctttacaaaatattttgtaaatgaaaaggGTATCTGAAAGATTAATGTCAATGTAATAATTCTGGTAAGACAGTAAGTGCCTGCAAATATAAAATCTGCTATtcctttttatactttatatgaACCATGTGGTAGCATCTTAAGAAATTATGGATCACAAGTCagtcatttaatatatttattttaaatgcatttaataatttttgaaccaGAATAAGATACCAAATTCTACTAATTATCTGCGGGATTTAAAAACTAGcagaataagaaaatagaatgtgCTGGTAATAAATATAGTTTACAATGCACTCATTTAACGTGTGATAATCTGCATTACGTTCTAACAACTGCCGATATGGTGTTATAATGATCTTGATGTCTTGGTTGGCCAGTATGGTCCCTGAAGTCCTACAGTTCTTGGTGGGAAAGAACCATTATCAAATGTATGCATCCAAGCTCAGTTTAATTTAGTGAGCTTCACAGTATTTTGTGCCCAGCACTGTTGTGTTGGTGCAGTAAATCCCACTTACTGGTAGCAGGTGCCCCCCAGAGTAtccctggaaaaaaagaaatggggaagaagaaatCCAACTACTAGCCCTTTTGCTTGGAATCTAAAaggacagagcagggaggaggcggaggaggaagTGGTACTGCCCTTCTTGCTCCTTTCCGGGGGAAGGTGACAATAATCAACTTTGTCATTTTGTGTTGACTCATTTTCTCAAGTGCAGATGTTCTGTCCTGGCTGCTGGACGGACTAGGGCTGCCAGAAGGAAGCATCACAAACTTGGTTGCTTAAAAAACAGTTTATTctatcacagttctggaagctacgAGTCTAAAATTGAGGTGTTAGGAGgataaaattcttttctctgaaggctctgagaaggatctttccttgcctcttgctGGCCTGTGATGGGTGCTGGCCGTTGTTGGCATGTAGATGCATCATTCCAGGCCCTGTATTACCTTCACGTGACCGTCCCCCTCAGTGTGTGCGGGGACCCTCTTCTTCCGGGACCCCCCTGCTCCAGGATAACTTCATTTTAACTAACTGCATCTCCAAAGACTCTAGTTTCAAACAGGGTACATTCATAGGCACCTAGGACTAGGACTTCAATATCTCTTTcttggagggacacaattcaacccaccaCATGGGTCAACAGGATTTTTTTCCAAGACTGGAAAATAGCACCACGTTTTCAGTAAAGGCAAGAGGTTCTGTTTACGTTGTTCATGAGCTCTATGTCTCACTGGAACCCAGTGCTGAACGGTACATAGCAGATATAATTAAGACATGTTTAAG contains the following coding sequences:
- the MMP27 gene encoding matrix metalloproteinase-27; amino-acid sequence: MKSLLLLFLLCVTFSSAFPTARKMDPEENMHLAQAYLNQFYSLEIEGSHLVQSKNRTLIDGKIREMQAFFGLTVTGQLDSNTLAIMTTPRCGVPDVGQYGYTLPGWRRHNLTYRIVNYTPDMSRADVDEAIRNGLEVWSRVTPLTFTKTSRGIADIMIAFRTRVHGRCPRYFDGPLGVLGHAFPPGLGLGGDTHFDEDENWTKDGAGFNLFLVAAHEFGHALGLSHSNDQTALMFPNYVSLDPNKYPLSQDDINGIQSIYGSLPKASAKPKEPTVPHACDPDLTFDAITTLRREVMFFKGRHVWRIYYDITDVEFELISSFWPLLPTDIQAAYENPKDKILVFKDDNFWMIRGYAVLPDYPKSIHTLGFPRHVKKIDAAVCDHSLRKTYFFVDIWCWRFDEATQTMDKGYPRRVVKYFPGIGLRVDAAFQYKGFFYFFRGSKQFEYDPKAKNITRMMKTNTWFQCKERLNSSSDFSVSEEEVHSGGVEMFYRTNVNLLIFSIVHVLKKYI